A genome region from Candidatus Microthrix parvicella Bio17-1 includes the following:
- a CDS encoding sugar transferase, with protein MAPAEEPDPESATTPPDLSALPAPRPYRLQRALDWAVLIAASPVLVPIGLLIGACVGLTSRGPVLFRQERVGLNGDPFEVYKFRSMVDGDNPLVPDPTRITRVGAMLRRWSLDELPQLLNVAKGEMSAVGPRPTVASQVDRYTQAQARRLTVRPGLTGLAQVSGRNSLAWADRIDLDLAYIDSRSLRRDVDILVRTVSTVLTGEGADGHDADDPMLADG; from the coding sequence GTGGCGCCCGCAGAAGAACCCGACCCCGAAAGCGCCACGACCCCGCCGGACCTCAGCGCCCTGCCCGCCCCTCGGCCTTACCGGCTGCAACGGGCGCTCGACTGGGCGGTGCTGATCGCCGCGTCGCCGGTGCTGGTGCCCATCGGACTGCTGATCGGTGCCTGCGTCGGGCTGACCTCGCGGGGCCCGGTGCTGTTTCGTCAGGAACGGGTTGGGCTCAACGGCGACCCGTTTGAGGTGTACAAGTTTCGCAGCATGGTGGATGGCGACAACCCGCTGGTGCCCGACCCCACCCGCATCACCCGGGTTGGTGCGATGTTGCGCCGCTGGTCGCTGGACGAGCTGCCCCAGCTGCTGAACGTGGCGAAGGGGGAGATGAGCGCCGTTGGTCCCCGGCCGACCGTCGCCTCGCAGGTGGACCGCTACACCCAAGCGCAGGCTCGGCGGTTGACCGTGCGACCGGGGCTGACCGGCCTGGCCCAGGTGTCCGGACGAAACTCGCTGGCGTGGGCCGATCGCATCGACTTGGATCTTGCCTACATCGACAGCCGGTCGTTACGGCGGGACGTGGACATCCTGGTCCGGACCGTTTCGACCGTGCTGACCGGCGAGGGCGCCGATGGCCACGACGCCGACGACCCCATGCTGGCCGACGGCTGA
- a CDS encoding glycosyltransferase family 4 protein — MSDAAAPTLVHVTTTDISLELLLGPQLEAFAAAGWNVIGASAPGEHVAALEARGIRHVPVEHLTRSMDPRADLRAARELYRLFKELKPDVVHTHNPKPGWLGRPAARAARVPAVVNTVHGLYAQPSDGRTLRTMVRVLERGAATCSHAELIQNPEDTATLARWGVPNERLFNLGNGIDLDRFDRREAMAGERRELREAWGVADDTPVVVTVGRLVAEKGFRELFEAHRRLRRSGSNHELVVVGPTEAGKADQLTDAEVSEATDDGVRLVGFSDRPERYYAAADVFVLASHREGFPRAAMEASAMGLPVIATRIRGCRQVVDDGVTGLLVPVKDAAGLESALRLLLNDPARRHTMGAAAAQRARDRFDQQYQIDLTLDTYRRLLPERAPS; from the coding sequence GTGAGCGACGCGGCGGCGCCGACGTTGGTGCACGTCACCACCACCGACATCAGCCTGGAGCTGTTGCTGGGGCCGCAGCTGGAGGCGTTTGCGGCCGCCGGGTGGAACGTGATCGGCGCCTCGGCGCCGGGAGAGCACGTGGCCGCACTGGAGGCCCGAGGGATCCGCCACGTGCCCGTCGAACACCTAACGCGCAGCATGGACCCCCGCGCCGACCTGCGCGCCGCCCGCGAGCTGTATCGGCTGTTCAAGGAGCTGAAGCCCGACGTGGTGCATACCCACAACCCCAAGCCTGGCTGGCTGGGCCGCCCGGCGGCCCGGGCGGCGCGGGTGCCGGCGGTGGTCAACACGGTGCACGGCCTGTATGCGCAGCCCAGCGATGGTCGAACCCTGCGGACGATGGTGCGGGTGCTCGAGCGGGGCGCCGCCACCTGCTCGCACGCCGAGCTGATCCAGAACCCGGAGGACACGGCCACCCTCGCCCGTTGGGGTGTGCCAAACGAGCGGCTGTTCAACCTGGGCAACGGGATCGACCTGGATCGGTTCGATCGCCGTGAAGCGATGGCGGGGGAGCGGCGCGAGCTGCGGGAGGCCTGGGGTGTGGCAGACGACACCCCGGTGGTGGTGACCGTTGGACGCCTGGTGGCCGAGAAAGGCTTTCGGGAGCTGTTCGAGGCGCACCGTCGCCTCCGGCGCAGTGGCTCGAACCACGAGCTGGTGGTGGTGGGCCCGACCGAGGCCGGCAAGGCCGACCAGCTGACCGATGCCGAGGTGTCCGAGGCGACCGACGACGGAGTGCGCCTGGTGGGCTTCAGCGACCGACCCGAGCGCTACTACGCCGCCGCCGATGTGTTTGTGTTGGCATCCCATCGGGAGGGCTTTCCCCGGGCCGCCATGGAGGCCTCAGCGATGGGGCTGCCCGTGATCGCGACCAGGATCCGCGGCTGTCGCCAGGTGGTGGACGATGGCGTGACCGGGTTGCTGGTACCGGTGAAGGATGCAGCTGGGTTGGAGAGCGCTCTTCGGCTGCTGCTGAACGATCCGGCACGGCGACACACGATGGGCGCTGCCGCCGCTCAGCGGGCACGCGACCGGTTTGACCAGCAATACCAGATCGACCTGACGTTGGACACGTACCGACGGTTGTTGCCCGAGCGGGCGCCGTCGTGA
- a CDS encoding DUF4012 domain-containing protein, translated as MASKSPDNQTSDRGAAGASDDGVEPVAPEIGSFEWEELALHEDDSVDEPRRAQPARVKVGRTARSNRGPLMVAAVAAIATGGAVWGALLTDAVAPTGNAGVDAVERAALVALGALAGSRARRWPLFVIATLASLLAEGVGLALGLAAVVASTVLLATDRRNRAVGAVAGAAVTLCLMQLRPVGPLGFTALIGTVLFVSMCVSAYQRIGRVGRRRTRLAVIGTGVVVLAGLIATGGVLIGQVNTVESAVDNTRRGAAAARDGKTGAATEMLNEAAVGFGDTSDRLGAPWLAPARLVPGVAQNLEALRAGTTMGRDLNSSAAFAATSVDYQGLRQEGGGVNLAQLKETEVPVGALASSLDAAVEGLADIESPWVVAPLRTRLDDVAVEVGDLASETELAQLALADVPPLLGADGPRRYLVMVGNPAEGRDFGGFMGGWALLWVNDGAIGLEESGTPRELYGSEPTRQPPSPSSDFPPAFIDMAPGRYTQNWTSSPDLDVVAAAAANLMEANGRGHIDGVIYADPAALAEFVALTGPIAVPGTVAEINATNTEAFFTRDQFRVLPQDGEDDEAIGELTGEIFDRLGSADLPGPRELGERFGPLVRDGHLAMATGVDDDRALLDRTGLSAPLPATDGDLLGIVERNVAPNKMDVFLNRIHNYDVAWDADDGARIATLTSTYTNDVGDPARLPPVVVGNESGTPIGTQIREVSILTPSLNVSLEVDGERTTVRTAVEQGIYRHSVFVRIPPGQSIDLRWRLESTLPPGPYDLTLVRPANGGATETNVVVREGDRNVIDETVAPGRTVRLTTNP; from the coding sequence GTGGCATCGAAGTCGCCTGACAACCAGACGTCTGACCGGGGTGCCGCGGGCGCGAGCGACGACGGCGTCGAGCCCGTGGCCCCAGAAATCGGGTCGTTTGAGTGGGAGGAGCTTGCCCTCCACGAGGACGACAGTGTCGACGAACCACGGCGGGCCCAGCCGGCAAGGGTGAAGGTAGGGCGCACGGCCCGCTCGAATCGTGGACCGCTGATGGTGGCCGCCGTGGCGGCGATTGCAACCGGGGGGGCGGTGTGGGGGGCGCTGCTGACCGATGCTGTGGCGCCCACCGGCAACGCCGGGGTTGATGCCGTGGAGCGGGCGGCGCTGGTGGCGCTTGGCGCGCTGGCCGGGTCGCGTGCCCGACGCTGGCCGTTGTTTGTGATCGCCACGCTGGCATCGCTGCTGGCGGAAGGGGTGGGGCTGGCCCTCGGCCTAGCCGCCGTGGTGGCCAGCACCGTGCTGCTGGCCACCGACCGGCGCAACCGGGCGGTGGGGGCGGTTGCGGGAGCCGCGGTGACGCTGTGCCTGATGCAGCTGCGGCCGGTGGGCCCCCTGGGTTTCACGGCGCTGATCGGCACCGTGCTGTTTGTGTCGATGTGCGTGTCGGCCTACCAGCGCATCGGACGGGTGGGGCGCCGACGCACCCGGCTGGCGGTGATCGGAACGGGGGTGGTGGTGCTTGCCGGGCTGATCGCCACCGGCGGAGTGCTGATCGGGCAGGTGAACACGGTGGAGTCGGCAGTGGACAACACTCGACGGGGCGCCGCCGCAGCGCGAGACGGCAAGACCGGGGCGGCCACCGAGATGTTGAACGAGGCGGCCGTTGGCTTTGGCGACACGTCGGACCGGCTGGGCGCACCCTGGCTGGCCCCGGCCCGGCTGGTGCCCGGGGTGGCCCAGAACCTTGAGGCGCTGCGCGCCGGCACGACGATGGGGCGGGACCTCAACAGCAGCGCCGCCTTTGCCGCAACGTCGGTGGACTACCAAGGACTGCGCCAGGAGGGTGGGGGCGTCAACCTGGCCCAGCTGAAGGAAACCGAGGTGCCAGTGGGGGCGCTGGCCTCGTCGCTGGACGCCGCCGTCGAGGGCCTGGCGGACATCGAGTCGCCGTGGGTGGTGGCGCCGCTGCGCACCCGCCTGGATGACGTGGCCGTGGAGGTGGGCGACCTGGCCTCCGAGACCGAGCTGGCCCAGCTGGCGCTGGCCGACGTGCCGCCGCTGCTGGGCGCCGACGGGCCGCGGCGCTACCTGGTGATGGTGGGCAACCCGGCCGAGGGGCGCGACTTTGGCGGGTTTATGGGCGGCTGGGCGTTGCTGTGGGTGAACGACGGTGCCATCGGCCTGGAGGAATCGGGCACGCCACGTGAGCTGTACGGGTCCGAACCCACCAGGCAACCGCCGTCGCCATCGTCGGACTTTCCGCCGGCGTTCATCGACATGGCACCGGGCCGCTACACCCAGAACTGGACATCGTCGCCCGACCTGGACGTGGTGGCCGCCGCCGCCGCCAACCTGATGGAGGCCAACGGGCGCGGGCACATCGACGGGGTGATCTACGCCGACCCGGCCGCACTGGCCGAGTTTGTGGCCCTCACCGGGCCGATCGCCGTGCCCGGCACGGTCGCCGAGATCAACGCCACCAACACCGAAGCGTTCTTCACCCGCGACCAGTTTCGGGTGCTGCCCCAGGACGGCGAGGACGACGAGGCGATCGGCGAGCTGACCGGGGAGATCTTCGACCGGCTGGGCTCGGCCGACCTGCCCGGGCCCCGTGAACTGGGCGAACGATTTGGGCCGCTGGTGCGCGACGGACACCTGGCGATGGCCACCGGGGTCGACGACGACCGGGCGCTGCTGGACCGCACCGGGCTGAGCGCACCCCTGCCGGCGACCGACGGCGACCTCCTCGGCATCGTCGAACGCAACGTGGCGCCCAACAAGATGGACGTATTTCTGAACCGCATCCACAACTACGACGTTGCCTGGGACGCAGACGACGGGGCACGCATCGCCACGCTGACGTCGACCTACACCAACGACGTGGGCGACCCCGCCCGCCTGCCGCCGGTGGTGGTGGGCAACGAGAGCGGGACCCCGATCGGCACCCAGATCCGGGAGGTGTCCATCCTCACCCCGTCGCTCAACGTCAGCCTGGAGGTGGACGGCGAGCGGACGACGGTGCGAACCGCCGTTGAACAGGGCATCTATCGCCACAGCGTGTTCGTGAGGATCCCGCCGGGGCAGAGCATCGACCTGCGCTGGCGCCTGGAGAGCACGCTGCCGCCGGGGCCCTACGACCTGACGCTGGTGCGGCCCGCCAACGGCGGCGCCACCGAAACCAACGTGGTGGTGCGCGAGGGCGACCGCAACGTGATCGACGAAACGGTGGCCCCTGGACGCACGGTCCGCCTGACCACCAACCCATGA
- a CDS encoding polysaccharide deacetylase family protein, giving the protein MLPTSGLVVLAYHRVGTGGTSQMDLPLDRFRAQMAELADSCRVLSLDAALAEYSAGAPAEPEPCVVLTFDDGTADFADDVLAVLDDFDLPATVYVATEPVIAGEPWPDGAAPLSKAALAEVASHPLVTVGCHTHSHLLLDREPASVVAADLDRSIELLAELTGSRPEHFAYPKALAPSVENDVLIRDRFTSAAVAGTRPNRAGHTDPYRLTRSPIQRSDSPRDVTHKLAGGMRLEDDVRRLVQRVTYRGART; this is encoded by the coding sequence GTGCTGCCTACCTCCGGCCTTGTGGTGCTTGCCTACCACCGGGTGGGCACCGGCGGCACTTCCCAGATGGACCTGCCGCTCGACCGCTTTCGGGCGCAGATGGCGGAGCTGGCCGACAGCTGCCGGGTGCTGAGCTTGGACGCTGCGCTCGCCGAGTATTCGGCCGGGGCACCGGCTGAGCCTGAGCCGTGCGTGGTGTTGACCTTCGATGACGGCACGGCCGACTTTGCCGATGACGTGCTGGCGGTGCTCGACGATTTCGACCTGCCGGCCACCGTCTACGTGGCCACCGAACCGGTGATCGCCGGCGAACCTTGGCCCGACGGGGCGGCACCCCTCAGCAAGGCGGCACTGGCCGAGGTTGCCAGCCACCCGCTGGTGACCGTCGGATGCCATACCCATTCTCACCTGCTGCTGGACCGGGAGCCCGCGTCGGTGGTGGCGGCCGACCTCGATCGGTCGATCGAGCTGCTCGCTGAGCTGACCGGCAGCCGGCCGGAGCACTTCGCCTACCCGAAGGCGCTGGCGCCGTCGGTCGAGAACGACGTGCTGATCCGCGACCGCTTCACCTCGGCCGCAGTGGCGGGAACCCGGCCCAACCGTGCAGGCCACACCGACCCCTACCGGCTGACCCGGTCGCCGATCCAGCGTTCGGACAGCCCACGTGATGTGACCCACAAACTTGCCGGGGGCATGCGCTTGGAGGACGACGTTCGGCGCCTGGTGCAGCGGGTGACCTATCGAGGCGCACGAACGTGA
- a CDS encoding SGNH hydrolase domain-containing protein, protein MAFGAAALGFGAACSIGVVVWGRIGVSDPQVAEWVQAEESYRPDGCEQNSTLLGADVCLGGSDEPGAPVVLLIGDSHAAQWVGAFSDAGRLNGFAVALRNYGNCPAAPLGPSAAEKSADDQSCALFQNETVGLLSNDQISAVVMTDAGSSRRKFDDVAAWSRSALGLAEFISDANVPLGLLVDNPNSGDPLQCLSRDFSMAECAIPKDEALVDLRSYSAAEIQLVEDANVDRLDLTAITCPGDPCPIRVGGTWVAARGNHLTRAFTKLQADRIGNWVDELLRKR, encoded by the coding sequence TTGGCCTTTGGCGCAGCAGCGCTCGGGTTTGGTGCAGCATGTTCCATCGGCGTCGTGGTTTGGGGGCGAATCGGGGTTTCGGACCCCCAAGTTGCCGAATGGGTCCAGGCGGAGGAGAGTTACAGGCCCGATGGTTGCGAACAGAACAGCACGCTGCTGGGGGCAGACGTGTGTCTTGGTGGTTCCGACGAACCGGGCGCTCCGGTCGTGTTGCTCATTGGCGACTCCCACGCGGCGCAATGGGTCGGAGCGTTCTCCGATGCTGGTCGATTGAACGGCTTTGCTGTTGCGCTTCGAAACTATGGAAATTGCCCTGCGGCTCCGCTTGGGCCTTCGGCCGCCGAGAAGAGCGCCGACGATCAAAGCTGCGCCTTGTTTCAAAATGAGACCGTCGGCCTGTTGTCCAACGATCAAATTTCTGCGGTTGTCATGACAGATGCCGGTTCATCCCGACGGAAATTTGACGATGTAGCGGCATGGTCTCGCAGCGCCCTGGGTTTGGCTGAATTTATTTCGGATGCCAATGTGCCGCTCGGACTCCTCGTAGACAACCCCAACTCGGGCGATCCGCTGCAGTGCCTTTCGCGTGACTTCTCAATGGCGGAGTGTGCGATCCCGAAGGATGAGGCGCTGGTCGACCTCAGAAGTTATTCGGCCGCTGAAATCCAACTGGTAGAAGACGCGAACGTCGACCGCCTCGACCTGACAGCGATCACGTGCCCGGGTGACCCCTGCCCAATCAGAGTCGGTGGAACCTGGGTAGCCGCCCGGGGTAACCACCTCACCCGAGCGTTTACGAAGCTTCAGGCCGACCGGATCGGAAACTGGGTCGACGAGCTCCTCCGGAAGCGCTGA
- a CDS encoding polysaccharide biosynthesis tyrosine autokinase, whose amino-acid sequence MISTKVTAVLRRRWPILAVAFAIGVLAGAVSSQLAPSDIVQQYRAEQVVVANSSGTGGVSVQQDSLKVTRGEIPTIAAEAIGDGERGDQLASDMTVTVDTESQAITIASVDVNPDVAAQRVNAVTTAFLDVTNGQRQEAERVRVEQLAEAAKAAEADLATFDETYPDLVDPDAEVTDPETGGVVQGNDGPDPALVSQRQSLSDAAAQARSEATVQKAQLASTQPYQSLGEQQPKRDKRGAFEVPNSLFLRATFLGLFGLLLGIILALILERLNRRIDTRPELAEACPLPIIAEVGFVAANRRPTADGSLILTGVWAEAYRRVRSAMQFVYERGTFGATGKAAGPAPTKSDGHGGVFMFTSTAPGEGKTTSALLTAQAMAEVGVRTLLVGADFRRPALADVMGIDAGPTIADLTGPAERRPKVDQVVRPTKFPNLYLALSGRPTRDVSELIAATRQLVSQAASQNATVIIDTSPLNASSDALDLLPVVDHVIMVVRSGRSTEDDLVQSIDALERVGADVMGTLLVGTPNAGRRQAYYYDYYSHEGLKDAVGPAKSFVIDDSDDSDFVGDHDNDSEDDADRVGGKPKVADDSKQRAEEVGTAP is encoded by the coding sequence ATGATCTCCACCAAAGTGACCGCGGTGCTGCGGCGTCGCTGGCCCATCCTGGCCGTAGCGTTTGCGATCGGCGTGCTGGCAGGCGCCGTGTCCTCGCAGCTTGCACCTAGCGACATCGTGCAGCAGTACCGAGCCGAGCAGGTGGTGGTGGCCAACTCGTCCGGTACCGGCGGCGTGTCGGTGCAACAGGACAGCCTCAAGGTGACCCGCGGCGAGATACCGACTATCGCAGCAGAAGCGATCGGCGATGGGGAGCGAGGCGACCAGCTTGCGTCCGATATGACCGTCACGGTTGACACCGAAAGTCAGGCCATCACGATCGCCAGCGTGGATGTCAATCCCGACGTCGCTGCCCAGCGGGTGAACGCCGTGACCACAGCCTTCCTCGACGTGACCAACGGCCAGCGCCAGGAGGCCGAACGCGTTCGCGTGGAGCAGCTGGCCGAGGCTGCCAAGGCCGCTGAGGCGGACTTGGCGACGTTTGACGAGACCTATCCAGACCTGGTGGATCCCGACGCAGAAGTGACGGACCCAGAGACCGGCGGGGTCGTGCAAGGCAACGATGGGCCCGATCCGGCGCTGGTGTCGCAGCGGCAGTCGCTCTCCGATGCGGCAGCGCAGGCCCGTTCGGAGGCCACGGTGCAAAAGGCGCAGCTGGCCTCGACCCAGCCTTACCAGTCGCTCGGCGAACAGCAACCGAAACGGGATAAGCGCGGGGCCTTCGAGGTGCCCAACAGCCTGTTCCTGCGAGCGACATTTCTGGGACTGTTCGGTCTGTTGCTCGGAATAATCCTGGCGCTGATTCTGGAGCGGCTGAACCGTCGAATCGACACCCGGCCCGAGCTGGCCGAAGCCTGCCCGCTGCCGATCATCGCCGAGGTGGGCTTCGTAGCAGCCAACCGGCGGCCCACCGCCGATGGTTCGCTGATATTGACCGGCGTGTGGGCCGAGGCCTACCGCCGGGTGCGGTCGGCCATGCAGTTTGTCTATGAACGAGGAACGTTCGGAGCGACCGGAAAAGCGGCGGGCCCGGCACCAACCAAGAGTGATGGCCACGGCGGCGTGTTTATGTTCACCTCGACGGCGCCCGGCGAGGGCAAAACCACGTCGGCGCTTTTGACGGCTCAGGCGATGGCCGAGGTTGGCGTTCGCACGTTGCTGGTGGGCGCCGATTTCCGTCGCCCGGCCTTGGCCGACGTGATGGGTATCGACGCAGGCCCGACGATCGCCGACCTGACCGGTCCGGCGGAGCGGCGTCCAAAGGTGGACCAGGTGGTGCGGCCCACCAAGTTCCCCAACCTGTACCTGGCACTGTCGGGGCGTCCCACGCGTGACGTCAGCGAACTGATCGCCGCCACCCGGCAATTGGTTTCTCAGGCTGCGTCCCAGAACGCCACCGTGATCATCGATACGAGCCCACTGAACGCTTCGAGCGACGCGCTGGACCTGCTGCCGGTGGTGGACCACGTGATCATGGTGGTCCGCTCGGGGCGCAGCACAGAGGATGACCTTGTCCAGTCGATCGATGCGCTGGAGCGCGTGGGTGCCGACGTGATGGGCACGCTGTTGGTGGGAACGCCCAACGCCGGCCGTCGTCAGGCCTATTACTACGACTACTACTCGCACGAAGGCCTGAAAGATGCGGTGGGTCCGGCCAAATCGTTCGTCATCGACGACTCCGATGACAGCGATTTCGTTGGCGACCACGACAACGATTCCGAGGATGACGCCGACAGGGTTGGGGGCAAGCCCAAGGTGGCCGACGACTCCAAGCAGCGCGCCGAAGAGGTGGGCACCGCCCCTTGA
- a CDS encoding IS110 family transposase — MGDQPTATDVDVFVGVDMAKEDHYAHAIGPDGNELYARTVRNDQADIEAAIDTASAAGRTVLVIDMTASSAHLLLATAAARQVPVAYVTGLQMRRAADLYAGSAKTDPRDAFILADYARRHVDRLAWLDIDDELLVRLRVLNGRDVDLAGDATRTINRCRDALVSISPALERVVGPKLGHGGVQDLMGRWATPTALRAAGKTRVRTLVSKRSPRLADKLTDQIWEALDAQTLTLPAEDTWGEVIADLAGDLTKIAARRDALKGDIEEAFLAHPLGKVLVTLCGFGPRTGARTLAEIGDPHRFATGGHLASYAALAPVNRQSGRTLDTATRQRRGNHRLKNALFLAAFVATQHDPDARAYYQRKRAEGKKHNAAVICVARRRCDLILAMLKNREPYRQPQPENLPQAA; from the coding sequence ATGGGAGACCAACCAACCGCCACCGATGTCGACGTTTTCGTCGGGGTCGACATGGCCAAAGAAGACCACTACGCCCACGCGATCGGGCCTGACGGGAACGAGCTGTACGCGAGGACGGTCCGCAACGACCAGGCTGATATCGAAGCCGCGATCGACACCGCCAGCGCTGCGGGTCGAACGGTTTTGGTGATCGATATGACAGCGTCGTCGGCGCACTTGTTGTTGGCGACCGCCGCAGCACGGCAGGTCCCGGTGGCGTATGTGACCGGTCTGCAGATGCGACGCGCGGCTGACTTGTACGCGGGTTCCGCGAAGACCGACCCTCGTGATGCGTTCATCCTCGCTGACTACGCGCGCCGTCATGTCGACCGGCTCGCGTGGCTCGATATCGACGACGAGCTGTTGGTTCGTTTGCGGGTGTTGAACGGCCGAGACGTCGATCTGGCTGGTGACGCCACCCGAACCATCAACCGATGCCGTGACGCTCTCGTGTCGATTTCTCCAGCGTTGGAGCGGGTTGTCGGCCCCAAACTCGGCCACGGAGGTGTGCAGGATCTGATGGGTCGTTGGGCTACACCGACCGCCCTCCGGGCAGCCGGGAAAACCCGGGTTCGGACGCTGGTCTCGAAACGGTCGCCGCGTTTGGCCGACAAACTCACCGACCAAATCTGGGAGGCATTGGATGCGCAAACGTTGACGCTGCCAGCCGAGGACACCTGGGGTGAGGTGATCGCCGATCTCGCGGGTGACCTCACCAAGATCGCTGCCCGGCGTGATGCCCTCAAGGGTGACATCGAGGAGGCGTTCCTTGCGCACCCTCTCGGGAAGGTTCTGGTGACCCTGTGCGGGTTCGGGCCCAGAACCGGAGCGAGGACCCTCGCCGAGATCGGTGACCCCCACCGGTTCGCGACCGGAGGGCACCTCGCCTCGTACGCCGCGCTCGCCCCAGTGAACCGGCAATCCGGACGGACGCTCGACACCGCCACCAGGCAACGCCGAGGGAACCACCGGCTCAAGAACGCCCTGTTCCTCGCCGCGTTCGTCGCGACCCAACACGACCCCGACGCCCGCGCCTACTACCAACGCAAACGAGCCGAAGGCAAGAAGCACAACGCCGCCGTCATCTGCGTCGCCAGACGACGCTGCGACCTCATCCTCGCCATGCTCAAGAACCGCGAGCCCTACCGGCAACCCCAACCCGAAAACCTCCCCCAAGCCGCTTGA